One Watersipora subatra chromosome 4, tzWatSuba1.1, whole genome shotgun sequence genomic window carries:
- the LOC137392784 gene encoding palmitoyltransferase ZDHHC4-like, which translates to MVLIYHAVVLGCHMAAIYEVLPNIGRYQSTAIINMPALMYHLWIIHVLCYVMCIVSNPGVIRARNHRAALAVYSYDGLVYRMGQTCVTCGFDKPARSKHCSVCNKCVHRFDHHCAWINCCIGANNYRYFVAILLTGIVMCCNGAVMCWQFFDAMYIARGLHVFKYIDSSGQKQSVGGMVLAQYMFYEFPRVFGLFCTLVLLAVLLTVFASYHIQLIILNRTTSEAYKLHALGPASKLQHRKAYSNGVLRNIWEVLAPASLTISETEAKSD; encoded by the exons ATGGTGCTGATATATCATGCTGTAGTCCTCGGCTGTCACATGGCCGCTATATACGAGGTGTTGCCAAACATCGGTCGCTATCAATCTACCGCCATCATCAATATGCCCGCACTCATGTATCACCTATGGATCATACATGTTCTCTGTTATGTTATGTGTATCGTGTCAAACCCTGGAGTTATTCGTGCACGTAACCATAGAGCCGCTCTAGCAGTTTACTCTTACGATGGTCTAGTCTATAGAATGGGACAAACTTGTGTCACCTGTGGATTTGACAAACCTGCTCGCAGCAAGCATTGCA GTGTGTGCAACAAATGTGTCCACAGATTTGACCACCACTGCGCCTGGATAAATTGTTGCATCGGTGCAAATAACTATCGCTACTTTGTGGCAATATTGCTGACCGGTATTGTTATGTGCTGCAACGGTGCTGTCATGTGTTGGCAGTTCTTTGATGCCATGTACATAGCGAGAGGTCTTCACGTCTTCAAGTATATTGATAGTAGTGGTCAGAAACAATCTGTTGGTGGTATGGTGCTTGCTCAG TACATGTTCTACGAGTTTCCGCGAGTGTTCGGCCTTTTCTGTACACTGGTTTTGCTGGCTGTCCTACTTACAGTTTTTGCTTCTTACCACATCCAACTCATCATACTCAACCGTACCACCAGCGAGGCATACAAACTGCATGCGTTAG GACCAGCAAGCAAACTTCAGCATAGAAAGGCTTATAGTAATGGGGTGCTGAGGAATATATGGGAAGTTCTAGCTCCCGCTTCACTGACTATCTCGGAAACTGAGGCTAAATCTGACTAA